ACTGGATAAATCAATTTACCCGTAGCTTTATCAGGTGGCCATACAACTATAGATTTACCATTCTGCCACTGAGTTATGATAAGTTCTGTTATTCCCTGATGTATGCATCCTTCCTTGCTCGGCTTAAACGTTATTCTACCCATAGGAGTCATAAGATCCGTCTTCTCCAACGCTTTTATTAATGCATCTTTATCGGTAGTTCCAGCCCTTTTTATGGCATCAACGAGTATGTACAGATTCGCATACGCGAGAGGAACCCAATATTCTGGTGTCCTACCTGGGTATCTTTTATGAAATCTTGCAAGCCATTCTTTTAAACCAGGAATAGGAAGAGAAGGAATCCATACATCAACACCTGCAACATAATCACCTGTCTTACCCAGCTTCTTATAATCTGGGAAATTAGGCGCAACTATAAGAAACAACTTAGGGCTAAAGTTTATCTCCTTCGACTGCTTTATCTGTAATATATAATCTCCCGCATAGCTTACAGAGTAAAAAACATCAGGCTTAAGAGACTTTGCCTTTGTCAAAAGCGGGGTAAAATCGGAAGATCCACTCTTATGAGGCTCGCTCATCACGATCTTAAAGCCAGCTTCTTTAGCATACTTCAAGAAATAATCCGCACTCGTAGTTCCATAAAGCCCGTCTTCATAAGTAAACGCTATGGTTTTAGGCTTTGGGGTTATAGATTCAAGAAATTTCACAACGGTAGTCTGACGATGGTAATCCCATGGATGGAGATGGAAGAACCACCTATATTTACCCACGAGATGCTCTACCTTGGTCGAAGAAGCCCCTATCCATATCATCAGCGGTTTATATCTCTTTATAGCCCCACATATAGCATATGTAACCGTGCTCGAATATCCTCCCAACAAAGCAATAACCTTATCTTTTTCTATAAGTTTACGCGCAGCAGCTACTCCCGTTGACGGATCACATTTTGTATCCTCATATATTAGCTCTATCTTTTTCCCAAGAACGCCTCCTTTACTGTTAATCTCATCAAGTGCCATTAAAAAACCTCTACGCTGCTCTTGTCCAGCTTCAGCAAAAGCTCCTCCACTTAAAGGAGAAAGCACTCCTATTTTTATGACTCCTTTTGCGGAAGCTACGCTGCTCCAAAAGGTCAACGTTACCACAAGTGCTATCCCCAAGAACAACGCCTTCTTCCCCCAACCGGCTCTCATTTTTAGATACACACCTCCTCACAGCTCGTCTCCCAAAGGGAAAAATTCCCCTGCTCCAAGCGCCCGCTTAAACAACACTACATCCGTACACTATGACCTCTTCCCCACTCCCTCGATACTAAATTACCCCCCCCTCTCTCAAACGATCGATATCGGCTGGTGAGTACCCAAGATATTCAGTGAGTATAAGGTTGTTATGCTCTCCTAAGAAAGGAGGAAGCCCTCTTACCATAGCTGGGGTACCAGAAAGCTTAATATGGGATCCCGTGAAATAAAGTTTCCCGAGAAGAGGGTGGTTAATCTCCACTATCATCTCTCGAGCTTTAGCTATATGGGGATCCTCTGCAACTTCCTTCACAGTATAGACCGGAGCGGCAGGTATCCTATTGCGCATAAGAAGCTCCACTATCTCGTTTACCTCGTAACTTCCAACCCATTTCTGTATTTCTTCCCTTATATACTCATAGTTGTGAACTCTTGCTTCGTTGGTTTCGAAACCCGTAAAATCTGCTTCGTATCCCTCTTTTCTCATCAAAGCACATAACCTTTTCCATATCTCGTCGTTCCCAACCCCAAGAACAAACCACCCATTCCTCGCTTTAAAGGTGTCATACGGATAAATAAATTCATATCTATTTCCGATTCTCTGTGGGACTCGCTTTTCAACAAGATATATTTGGAGAAGCGTTTCCATAGAGGCAACCACAGAATCTACCAAAGCCACGTCAAGTTTCTGCCCCTTACCAGTTATAGATCGCGCATTCAAAGCAGCTAATATCCCAATAGCCGCTGAGAGTCCTGCAAGTATATCAGCTATAGCGGTACCAGTTCTGGTAGGAGGACCTCCAGGCCAACCTGTAACACTCATAATCCCTCCCATAGCTTGACCGATTATGTCATACCCAGGTCTATTCCTATACGGTCCGGAGTGTCCAAAACCAGAGATTGCAGCATAGATTATCTGAGGGTTTATTTCTTTCAGGCGATCATAGTCTAACCCCAGAGATTCCATTACACCTGGCCTGAAGTTCTCAACAACAACATCAGATATTTTCACAAGCTTGAAAAAGATTTCTTTCCCCCGAGGATGTTTCAAATTAAGCGTAAAACTCTTTTTTCCCCTATTTAGATTCATAAAATAAGCACTTACTCCCTTAATGAAAGGTGGATAGCTCCTCGAATCATCTCCCTTACCTGGTTTTTCAATCTTAATTACATCCGCTCCCATATCAGCAAGTATCATTGTACAAAAGGGACCAGCTAAAACTCTTGTTAAATCAAGAATCCTTATGTTAGATAGTGCTCCGTTTTTTCCCTCCATCCCCATCGAAAATCTCCTCCTTAACAAGTCAAAGT
The genomic region above belongs to Synergistota bacterium and contains:
- a CDS encoding CoA transferase: MEGKNGALSNIRILDLTRVLAGPFCTMILADMGADVIKIEKPGKGDDSRSYPPFIKGVSAYFMNLNRGKKSFTLNLKHPRGKEIFFKLVKISDVVVENFRPGVMESLGLDYDRLKEINPQIIYAAISGFGHSGPYRNRPGYDIIGQAMGGIMSVTGWPGGPPTRTGTAIADILAGLSAAIGILAALNARSITGKGQKLDVALVDSVVASMETLLQIYLVEKRVPQRIGNRYEFIYPYDTFKARNGWFVLGVGNDEIWKRLCALMRKEGYEADFTGFETNEARVHNYEYIREEIQKWVGSYEVNEIVELLMRNRIPAAPVYTVKEVAEDPHIAKAREMIVEINHPLLGKLYFTGSHIKLSGTPAMVRGLPPFLGEHNNLILTEYLGYSPADIDRLREGGVI
- a CDS encoding amino acid ABC transporter substrate-binding protein; the protein is MRAGWGKKALFLGIALVVTLTFWSSVASAKGVIKIGVLSPLSGGAFAEAGQEQRRGFLMALDEINSKGGVLGKKIELIYEDTKCDPSTGVAAARKLIEKDKVIALLGGYSSTVTYAICGAIKRYKPLMIWIGASSTKVEHLVGKYRWFFHLHPWDYHRQTTVVKFLESITPKPKTIAFTYEDGLYGTTSADYFLKYAKEAGFKIVMSEPHKSGSSDFTPLLTKAKSLKPDVFYSVSYAGDYILQIKQSKEINFSPKLFLIVAPNFPDYKKLGKTGDYVAGVDVWIPSLPIPGLKEWLARFHKRYPGRTPEYWVPLAYANLYILVDAIKRAGTTDKDALIKALEKTDLMTPMGRITFKPSKEGCIHQGITELIITQWQNGKSIVVWPPDKATGKLIYPVPPWDKR